A segment of the Nitrospina gracilis 3/211 genome:
GGAGGCCGAACGGCCTTTGATGGGCATCTATCTTCTGGGTACGGACGAGTTGGGGCGCGACGTGTTCGCACGCATGCTGGAAGGCACGTTCGTGTCGCTCACCGTCGGTTTCGTCGCCGTCGGCATTTCCGTCACCGTCGGCATTTTTTTGGGCGGGCTGGCGGGGTTTTACGGCCGGGTGCGGCTGGGATTCATCACCGTCGATACGATCATCATGCGTTTCGTGGACATTATGCTGTGCTTCCCGACGTTCTTCCTCATCCTCACCGTGGTGGCGCTGTTGCCGCCCAGCATCTACAACATCATGATCGTCATCGGCCTGACCAGCTGGATGGGCACGGCCCGGCTGGTGCGCGCCGAGTTCCTGGCGCTGCGCGAACAGGACTACGTCCTCGCCGCCAAGAGTCAGGCGATCCCGGAAATGCGCATCATCTTCCAGCACATCGTGCCGAACGCCATCGCGCCGGTGCTGGTGTCGGCGACCATCGGCGTGGCCACGGCGATCCTCACCGAGTCGGCTTTGAGTTTCCTCGGTTTCGGCGTGCAACCGCCGGACGCGACATGGGGCAACATCCTGTCCGACGGCAAGGCGTTCATCTTCGATGCGCCGTGGTTGACGTTCATTCCCGGCTTCACCATCCTGTTCGTGGTGCTGGCGTTCAACCTGTTCGGCGAAGGCCTGCGCGAAGCGTACAACCCCAAACTCCGCCAGCGGTGACTGTTTTCAATCCATGATCCAACTTCAGAATCTCAAAAAACAATACGGACCGAAGGTGCTGTTCGACGGCGTCGGGTTCCACCTCAAGCCCGGCGAGCGCGTCGGCCTCGTCGGCGAAAACGGCATGGGCAAGACGACCCTGTTCCGAGTCATCGTCGGGCAGGAGGAAATCGATGGCGGAATGGTTCATATCCGCAAGGGCGCACGCGTGGCCATGCTGTCGCAGGAGTTGGAGACGGTGAATCAAACCGTGCTGGAACGCGTGGTGGAGGGCGATGCTCGTTTCGCCGAAGTGCAGAAGGAAATGGAACGCCTGCACAACGACACGGCGTTCCACGACAGCAAACCGGAAGAATGGAGCCGCCGCTACGGCGACCTGCAACACGAGTTCGAACGCCACGGCGGTTATGAACGCGAGTCACGGGCGCAGTCGATTTTGTCCGGACTCGGTTTCCGCGCCGACCAGGTGAACAAACCGCTGGAGACGTTTTCCGGTGGCTGGCGCATGCGCGCCGAGCTGGCTCGCCTGCTCCTGCAAAGCCCGGACGTGCTCCTGCTCGACGAACCGACCAACCACCTCGACCTGCAATCGGTGGTGTGGCTGGAATCGTTTCTGAAATCGTATGAAGGCAGTCTGCTTTTGATCTCGCATGACCGGCGGTTTTTGAACGCGCTGGCCGGGCGCATTGCCGAACTCGACCGCGGCAAACTCACGGTGTACACGGGCAACTACGACGACTACGAACGGCAGAAGGCCGAGCGCATCGCGCAACTGGAAGCCGAAGCCGCCAACCAGCAGAGGCGCGTCGCCGAAATCGAGCGGTTCGTCGAACGCTTCCGCGCCAAAAACACCAAGGCGACGCAGGTGCAAAGCCGCATCAAGCAGTTGGAGAAGATGGAACGGGTGGAGACGCACCGCGGCACCAAGACCATCCACTTCCGTTTCCCGCAACCGGGCAGGACGGGCCGTATCGTGGCACGTCTGGAAAACGTGGACAAGGCGTACGGCCCGGTCACCGTGTACCGCGACTTTTCCATCCAGATCGAGCGCGGCATGAAGATCGCCTTGGTCGGACCCAACGGCGCCGGGAAATCGACGCTCCTCAAACTGCTGGCGGACCAGGTGCCCGCCGACGCCGGGACCATCGAGCTCGGCCACAACGTGACGCGCGCCTACTACGCCCAGCACCACGTCGAGACATTGAACCCGAAACACACCGTGTTGCAGTCTCTGGACGAAACCGCGCCACAGTTAACGCTCACCGAACAGCGCAACATCCTGGGCGCGTTCCTGTTTTCCGGTGACGACGTGGACAAGAGAGTCGGCGTGCTCTCCGGCGGCGAACGGTCGCGTCTGTCGCTGGCGCGCATGCTGGCCGCGCCCGCGCCGTTTCTCCTGCTCGACGAACCGACCAACCACCTCGACATCCGCTCGTGCGAAATCCTCGCGGCCGCACTTTCGGATTTCGACGGCACGGTGGTGACGATTTCCCACGACCGCTATTTCCTCGACGGGCTCATCAACCGCGTGTGGGAGGTGGACGGCGGACAAGTAAAAGAATACCTCGGCAACTTCAGCCATTACGAATGGATGAAACGAAAAGAGGAAGAACGCGCGGCGGAGGTGGAGCCGAAAACCCCTGCCTCCGAAACCGCCACACCCGCCCGCCGCGACAAGGAACAGAAACGCAAAGAAGCAGAAGAACGGAACCGGCGGTACCGTCAATTGAAACCGCTCAAGGAACGCGCCGAGGCGCTGGAGAAAAAGCTGGAGGACGTGATGGGTGAAAAGGCCGAACTGGAAGAACGGCTCGCCGACGCCGACATCTACCAGGACCGCAACAAGGACACGCTCCTGCAGGCCCTCACCAGGCAAAAGGAGTTGACCGCCGAGGAAAACGCCCTGCTCACCGAATGGGACCGGGTCCACTACGAGATCGAAGCTCTCTCCGACAACGCTTCCACCTCATGATCGCCGACGTTGCCTCGTTCCTGCTCCTTGCCCTGGCGCTTCTTCTTGCGTGGGTGGTGCTGGGTCCGGTGTTCTTCGGCGCGCCGTGGCACTGGACCGGCCAAGGCGCCCTGCGCCGCGCACTGGACCTCGCCGACGCCCAGCCCGGCGAGACGCTGGTCGATCTCGGATCCGGCGACGGACGCGTGCTCATAACCGCCGCCCGGGATTACGGCCTGAAGGGGGTGGGGATCGAGATCGATCCCGTCAAGGTCTGGGTCTCCCGCCTATGGGCGAAACTGTCGGGTGTGAGCGACCGCGTTGTCATCCACTGGGGCAACGTGGCAGACCACCCCTGCAAAGAAGCCGATATCGTGTACCTCTACCTCAGCCACCAGGCGGTGGACCGCCTGTTTCCGGCCCTATTTGCATCGCTCAAACCCGGCGCCCGGGTGGTAACCCAGCGCTTCTGCCTGCCGGGCCTGCGTCCGGACAAAATCGATTGCGGTGGCACCCTCTTCCTTTATACTGGACGGAAAGGACAGAACGTGGACGGGTACCGCTGATCCCCGGAAATTGGGCCTGCGGCGAAACTACAGTTTTCCCGTAAATCGCCGATATGGTAATAGTTTCCAACTCCTTATGCTATACTTCGGACATCGAACCCGTGTGATTTTGAGTGGGAGCCCCGGTGCCGGAGGGTTATTGGCTTTCGGTGATCCCGTGAATTCAAGGTTGCAGACATGAAACTCAAAATTCTCGTCGCTGACGACAGCATCAGCATCCAGAAACTGGTGGCCATGGCCTTCTACAACGAAGACATGGAAGTCGAGGGCATCAGCGACGGCATCAAGGCCTTCAATTACCTCTCCGATTACAAGCCCGATCTCGTCATGGCCGACATCTATCTCCCCGGCATGAACGGCTTCGAGTTGTCCAAGAAAATCAAGAATTCCGACGAATTCCAGAACATCCATGTCCTGCTTTTGACCAGCGATTTCGAGGAACTGGATGAGATCATGTACGCCGATTCGGAAGCGGACGGCTATATCTCAAAACCGTTCAAGACCGACGAGATCATCCGCATCGTCAAGCGGTTGTTGGACGGTGAGGCTGCGCCGGAACCCATCGCCGAGGAAGAAAACGAAGAATACGAAATCGAGGGATTCGACCCCAATTCCGAGGTCGAAGTGGAAGTGGATGCCGGGGACGAAATCGAAATCGAGGCGGTGGATGAAGAGAACGAGGGGGATGGACCGAATTGGATTGAGCTCTCCCCCGAAGACCTGGTTCCTCCGGACACTTCCCCAAAAGAGGAACCCCAGGCCGAAACCGCGGTAGAAGCCGTTTCGGATTCTATTGAATCCGGCGACTCGATTCCCGCTGCCGTGCCCGACAGACAGCAACGGCAGGCTGCCTTTCAGGAATCCATGGATGAACTGGACCTGTTTTTCCGCCAGTTGACGGAAACCACCGCAACCCGCGCACCCGCCGAGGAGCAGGAATCCGCCGAGCCACGGATCGAATCCCCCCCCCACCCGGACCTGATCCAGGAAGCGCTGGCGATGATGGGCGAGGAGTCGCCTTCCTCCAACGGCGGTCATGGCTCCACCCCAACCCGGGCGGAACCGGTTCCCGTACCCGGACTGAACGGCGATCCCCTGCAGGACGTCGTGCACCAGCACATTCGCTCGACCCTGCGAACGGAGATGGCCGGCCTCTCCGGCACCATCCGCGAGACCGTGCGGCAGGTGGTGGAGGAAGTGGCACCGGACATCATCCGGGAGGTGATTCAGGAAGAAATCGCACGCCTCAAGAAGTCGGAAACCCTCTGAACGAGAGCCCAAACTCCCGGGCACCCGGTTACAATCCAATCGCGCGTCGGCCCGGGCGCAGCACCCTTTAAAAAAATCGCTTTGAGATTTAAAGGGCCGGTGGCACACTTTCATTCCCCGTCATGACCTTGGGACACACGAAACACCCTTTTTTCGGTTTATGATTCAACTCGACAAGAAATACCAGCCGCAGGAAGTGGAGGACAAGTGGCTTCGCCACTGGGCGGAACACCGCCTGGCGCATGCCGATGAAACACGCGACGGCGAAACCTTCTGCATGGTCATCCCGCCGCCCAACATCACCGGCTCCCTGCACATCGGCCACGCCTTCAACAACACCCTGCAGGACATCCTCGCCCGCTGGAAACGCATGCAGGGGAAAAACACCCTGTGGCAGCCGGGCACCGACCATGCCGGCATCGCCACGCAGAACGTGGTCGAGCGCCAGCTCGCCGCCGAAGGCACGACGCGCCACGACATCGGCAGAAAAGCCTTCATCGAGCGCGTGTGGAAATGGAAAGGCGAGTCCGGCGGCAACATCAACAAGCAGCTGGTGCGGCTGGGCTGTTCGCTGGACTGGGAACGAGACCGCTTCACCATGGACGAGGGTTTGTCCAAAGCAGTGCGCGAGGTGTTCGTCACGCTCTATGAAGACGGGCTCATCTACAAGGGCGACTACATCATCAACTGGTGCCCCCGTTGCCAGACGGCGCTCTCGGATCTCGAAGTCGAGTACCAGGAAAAACAGGGGCACCTGTACCACATCCGCTATCCCTTTCAGAACGGTGGGGATCATGTCACCGTCGCCACCACGCGTCCGGAGACCATGCTGGGCGACACCGCGGTGGCCATCAACCCGGAAGACGAACGCCACGCCGGGAGAGGAGGCAAGATTCTGCTGCTCCCCATCCTCAACCGCGAACTGCCGATCATCGAGGACAGCTACGTCGATACCGAATTCGGCACCGGGGCGTTGAAAGTGACCCCCGCACACGACCCGAACGACTTCGAACTGGGCCGCCGGCACAATCTGCAATCAATTAATGTCCTGCATCCCGACGGCACCATGAACAGCGAGGCGGGACCGTTTGAAGGCCAGGACCGCTTCGAGGCGAGGAAGAACGTCGTCGAAGCACTCAAGGACCGCGACCTGCTGGAGAAGATCGAAGACCACACGCATTCCGTCGGCCACTGTTACCGTTGCAAGACGGTGGTCGAGCCGTACCTCTCCAAACAGTGGTTCGTGAAGACCGAGCCATTGGCCAAACCGGCCATCGAGGCCGTACGAAGCGAACAGATCAAAATTGTCCCGAAGTTCTGGGAAAACACGTACTTCGAGTGGATGGAGAACATCCGCGACTGGTGCATCAGCCGCCAGATCTGGTGGGGTCACCAGATTCCCGCGTGGAACTGCGGCGACTGCGGCGAGTTCACCGTCGCCCGCGAGACGCCCGCCGCCTGCAAACAGTGCGGCGGCAAGAAACTCACGCAGGAAACCGACGTGCTCGACACCTGGTTCAGTTCCGCCCTGTGGCCGTTCTCGACGCTGGGCTGGCCGGAGCAAACCGAAACGCTGAAGAAATTCTACCCGACGACGGTCCTCTGCACCGGTTTCGACATCCTGTTCTTCTGGGTGGCACGCATGATCATGATGGGCCTCCGGTTCCGGAAGGACATTCCGTTTGAATACGTTTACATCCACGCCCTCATTCGGGATGCCGAGGGACAGAAGATGAGCAAGACCAAGGGCAACGTCATCGATCCGTTGGTCATGATGGACAAGTACGGCACCGATGCGCTCCGCTTTACCCTGACGGCGTTCGCCGCACAGGGACGCGACATCAAGCTCGCCGAGGACCGTATCGACGGCTATCGTAATTTCTGCAACAAGCTGTGGAACGCGTCGCGCTTCGTGTTCATGAACCTGGAAGATTACACCGGCACCTGCGATTTGCAGGAACACACCGACCGCAGTCTTGCCGACCGCTGGATTCTGAGCCGCCTGAACAAAACCTGCACCGAGGTCAACGCGGCGCTGGAAGCATTCCGCTTCAACGACGCCGCCAACGCCATTTACAAATTTTTGTGGAACGAGTACTGCGACTGGTACATCGAACTGTCGAAGTCACGCTTAAATGGCTCCGGGCCCGAACGCACCACCACGCAGAATGTCATGCTTTACGTGCTGGAGTCGTCGCTGAAACTCCTGCACCCCGTCATGCCGTTCATCACCGAAGAGATCTGGCAGAAACTACCGCGCGAGGGGGTGAGCATCATGGTCGCGCGTTACCCGTCACCCGATCCCTCGCTGAACGACGAAAACGCGGAAAAGGCATTACAGGTGGTGATGGACGTCATCACCCGGGTGCGCAACATCCGCGGCGAAATGAACTTCAACCCCGGTCAAATGCTGGAGGTCCACATCAAGACATTCGATAAAGACCAGGAGCGCTTGATCGAAAATAACAATGGGTATATCAGGGATTTGGCACGGGTTTCGGAAATGATTCTCGGTCCCAATATCGAAAAACCGAAAGCCGCCGCGTCCGCAGTTTTAACAGGGCTGGAGCTTTATGTCCCTCTGAAAGGGTTGATGGATTTCGACGAGGAGAAAAAGCGGGTCGAAAAAGAGTTGAAAAAAATCGACAAAGACATGGTATTCTTAAAGAAGAAACTATCCAACCCAAACTTCGTAGACAAGGCGCCTCCCGAAGTCATCGCAAAGGATCAGCAAAGGCTTGAAGAGTTGTCCGAAAAGCAGGCCAAATTGCAGATTCATTTAAAAACGATTGTTGAAGCGACGTCCTGATTCAATCCCCTGCATCGTATTGACGTCTTGATCTTGTTTCGTGGCCGGACTCACGCATGGATGCCACCAGTGAACTGTTGACCCGTGACCAGGTTCCCGAGAACGCAAAGTGGGACCTGAAGGGCCTCTACTCCTCGAATGAAACGTGGGAAGCGGATTTCCTCTCGTTGGAATCTCAACTGGAAACCTACGCTACCTACCAGAGCACGCTTGGGGAGTCCCCCGCGCGGCTGAAGCAGTGCCTCAAGTTTGATATGCAATTTTCGCAGACGCTGGATGCGGTGTACACCTACGCGCACCTTCGAAGCGACGAGGACAAGACGCATCCCGGCAACCAGGCGAATCACGAACGGGTGTCGCGGCTGCTCACGCAATACCAGCAGGCGCGCAGTTTCATCAGTCCGGAGTTGATGGCGATTCCGGAAGAGACGATGAAGACGTTCCTGGAAGACCCGGAACTGGAGTTCTTCCGTTTTCATCTCGAAAAGGAACTGCGGTACCGTCCGCACACGTTGCCGAAATCCGAAGAGGCGCTGTTGGCCTCGGCCTCGGAGGTGGCACAGTCGCCGCAAAAAGCGTTCACCATGCTGGACAACGCCGACCTGCAACTGGGGTCGGTTGAAGACGCCGAGGGGCGCCGGATCACGATCACGCACGGCAATCTGCAAAGCCTTCTGCAGAATTACGACCGCAACCTGCGCAAAAACACGTTTGAGACGTTTTACAAGGCTTACGAGGCACACCAGCACACGTATGCGGCTTTGCTGGCAGGCAGTATCAAGAAGGATATTTTTTTCACGCAGGCACGGAAGTTTCCATCGGTTCGCGAGAAGGCGTTGTTTTCGGAAAACATTCCGGTGGAGGTGTACGACAACCTGATCGACACCGTCCACAACAACCTGAAACCGCTGTACAAGTATTTTGACCTGCGCAAGCGTGTGCTGGAACTTGATGAACTGCACGTGTACGACGGAAGCGTGCCGCTGGTGCGCGACTTCAAGTGGGAGATGCCCTACGAAGAGGCGGTGGAGGACATTGCCCAGGCTCTTGCGCCCCTGGGGGAAGAATACGTCAATACCCTCAAGCGCGGCCTGCTCGACGAGCGCTGGGTGGACCGGTACGAAAACAAGGGCAAGCGCAGTGGCGCGTATTCATCCGGGTGTTACGACTCGAACCCGTTCATCCTTATGAATTACCACAGCGACCACATCAACAGCGTCTATACGCTGGCGCACGAGGCCGGCCACTCGATGCACACGTACCTGTCGAAGAAAAACCAGCCGTTTTTGTACGCGGACTACACGATCTTTGTGGCGGAGGTGGCGTCCACCTTCAATGAAGCGCTATTGACCCGCTATTACCTCGGCCGCGAATTGAGCCGGGAGATGAAAATCTACCTGCTCTGTCGGGAAATCGACAACTTTCGCGGCACCCTGTACCGGCAGACCATGTTTGCCGAGTTCGAACACCGCATTTACGCGGCGGCGGAAGCCGGAAAACCGCTCACCGTGGACACCTTCAAGGCGCTGTACCACGAACTGCTGACGGTTTACTTCGGCGAGGGGGTCACACTGGACCCGTGCCTCGACCTGGAATGCTTCCGCATCCCGCATTTTTATTTCGGCTTTTACGTGTACAAATACGCGACCGGAATTTCCGCCGCGTATGCGCTGGCCGAACGGGTGACCCAAGGCGGCAACGCCGAACTGGCGGACTACCTGGGCTTTTTGAAGTCGGGCGGCTCCGCTTACCCGATTGACCTTCTCCGCAACGCCGGGGTGGACATGGGTTCGCCAAAACCCGTAGAAACCGCGCTCGGCAAGTTCACCGACCTGGTGGACCAGCTCGAAACGCTGATGGGTTGAAACCCTGCCCCCGGCCAGCAACGCGGACGGTCAAACAGTCCCGGTTCGACATTCCCTGCACAACGGAGGCCTGTCGTTCCGATTAAAAACCTTTCGTAAAGGAACTCAGATCTTGCGAAATTCCAATTCCACGAACCAACCCAACCGGCAGAACAAAAATCGTCCCCGGTCCGGGAAAAACAACGACCAAGGCAACCGTCAGCGTTCTCAAGGCCCCGCCCGCAACCGGCAGGCCACGGAAATGTGGATGGACTCGAAGACCCTGACCTCGCACATACCTCAGGCAAACCGGTCCAACCAGAAATCCAACGGACGCCGCAACGATTCCCAGAACAACGGCAACGGCCGTCATAAAAACCACAATCAGAACGGTCCGCAGAAAAACCGCGCGTCCACCAATCGGCAGGACAACCAGAACCGCCCGCGCAACGACCGCAATCAATCCCGCCCGGCACAGCAGACCGAGCCACGCGCACAGACAGCACCGCGCAACGGCGATACCGCTTCGTCCGCTCCGTCGGGCAAACTGGTTGCGGGCATCGAACCGTTCGAGCTGTTCTGCGCGTACCACCTGGGCATCACCCGGGACAAGGGTTACAAGCCGTCCAACATCAACGAAGTCGCACGACGCTTCAACAGTGAACCGGCCATGGTCAAGCAGGCGCTGCAGGAATACGACATGGATCCGGGCTCTTTGCTCGACCGCGACTTCGACATGGCACTTGCGCAGTTGGACATCCAGGTGGCTCCGGAAGGAGTGGACCGGAAGGAACTCGCTAAAAACATTTACGAGGATTTTCAGAACGCCCCGCGCGCCAAGCGGGACTGGAAAAAGCTGCTGGAAGAGGACAGGAAGGAAAACCAGAAGATTTTCAGGGATTGATTGGGAAGGTTTCCACCTTTTGGTTCGACGGTGCCCCTGCGTCCGCACCACCACTCCGTTTGAAACGCAGGGCCAGGTCCAGAATATCGTCCTCCAGTTTCATGGCCTTTCCGTTCGAACAATTCAAATCGTTCAATAAAATCGAAAACGCAAAGCGTTCTCCATCCATCGACTGAAAATACCCCGACAACGCGCTGACGTGGTTCAGCGTGCCCGTCTTCGCCCGGATTTTCTGCGCGTCCCGGATGCCGTTCATGCGGTCGATCACGCTGCCGTCGATGCCCATCACCCCCAAGGCGGCAATGAACTCCGGAAAGATGGCGAGGTCGCGGTACGCGTCCTCCAGCACCGCCACGATCTGATCCGGCGACACCATGTTCTGCCGCGACAGGCCCGACCCATCCACCACATTGTAACGGTCGTCATCGAATCCCAGGCTTCGCATGTACGCTTTCACCAGCTTCACACCGTTTTCCGTGGTGCCCGGCGCGCCATACACATCCGCCGCCATCGTGCGAAGAATCTGCTCGGCGATGAAGTTATTACTGAACTTGTTGAGCCCGCGCAGGATGTCGGCCAGAGGCGGCGACTCGTGTTCGTAGAGAAGCCGCGCACCATCCACCACCCGGCCGCGCTCCAGGCCGCCTTCCACCGTCACCCCGGCCTGCTCGAGGTATTTGCGGAACACGTGCAGGGTGTACCACTGGGGGTCGGTGACATTCAGAAAATATTTCTTGCGCGCCATGGTTTTCGGCAGGGTGCCGGTGACGATGATTTCATCGTAGCCGCGCCGGGGCAACCGGTTGACGATCAACCGTTCGTGATCACGCCGGTTCCCCACCGTCCGCGCCGTGTTGTGGATGCGGATGTATTCGGTTGCGGGGTCCACCACCACGACAGGCGGCTCGCCTGCAACGGGCGCCGGTTCCACGTACACGGTGACGGTGTTGAAGTTGAAGGACAACGCCCCCATCGGCGCGAGGTACGCCTCCGGCCCGCGATAATTCGCCCACGTCGCCACGCGCTCCTGGTCCTCAAAAAAATGATTGTCGGCGATGAGGTTGCCTTCAATTTTCTTGATCGGCAGGTTTCGCAACCCGTTGACCAGCACCCACATCTGTTCCGTCACCAGCCACGGGTCGCCGAAGCCTTTGATGAACAGGTCGCCCTTTAATGTGTCACCTTCAATTCTGCCGTTGGTGTACAGCCGCGTGAAGAAACGGTAGTCCGGCCCGACGCGTTTCAGCGCCATGGCTGAGGTGATCATCTTCATGTTCGAGGCGGGCGTGAACAGCACGTTGCTGTTTTTGGAAAGCAACGTCGTTTTGCGTTCGAGCGAGTACACCTTCATACCGATGCGTGTGGTTCCGTTGCAGTCGCGTTGCAAAACGGATTCGATGTCCGACCACAACTGCACCGCCGCGGGATCGTCGTCCATAGGCTGTGCCGCCGCCACTGCGGCCCACGCCAACGCCGCAAGAACTACCAACAATTGATTGATTTTTATCATTTTATTCAACATGGCCTTCAGATTTTACAAAGGACCCGCGGGCATTGCAATCTTTCATTGGCTTCCACCCAGGGCAACACCCGGGAACAACGCGTTTTTCGCCGCCCGGTTGACCTCCGCCGCCGCATGCGGTAGTTTTAAACCCTCACCCGGAATACAATGCATCCCATAACAAGGTTAGGAGGAACATGAGCTACGATCTGGTTGGCATCGGCAATGCGCTGGTGGACATTGAAGTGCGCGTCAAGGACGATTTCATTCAACAGTACAAGTTCACCAAAGGGGGCATGACCCTGACCTCGCTGGAGGACCAGAACAAACTGCTGGAGGAATTCGACGGCGCGGCGCACAAAATCTCTTCCGGCGGATCGGCCGCCAACACAGTGCACGGCATGCGCGTGCTCGGCGCCAACACGTATTACCTCGGTCGTGTGGCCGACGACCGCTACGGAAAACACTACACGGAGGACATGCAGTCCTGCGGCGTGGGCTTTCCGGGTCCGGACGCGGCGGATACAGGCACCGGCACCTGCCTCATCCTCGTCACGCCGGACAGCGAACGCACCATGCTCACGAATCTCGGCATCTCCTGCGAACTGCACCCGGACAATGTCGACGAAACCATCGTCAAAACCGCCAAAACGGTTTACATCGAAGGCTACCTGTGGACCGGCGACGAAACCCGCGCGGCGGCGATCAAGATGGCCGATATCGCGCGCAAGAACCGCATCCCCGTCGCCTTCACCTTAAGCGACGCGTTCGTCGCCAACACGTTCAAGGAAGACCTGCTCGATTTCATCCGGTGGAAAACCGACATCCTGTTCTGCAACGACGTCGAGGCAAAAGCCATGGCCGATTCGGAGGATGCCGAAAAAGCGTTCGACAAATTGAAGCACCTTGCGGGAACCGTCTTCATGACGCGCGGCAAGGAAGGCTCCTGGGTGGGCAGGGACGGCGATGACACCATCGCCGTCAACGCGTTCACGGTGAAGGCGGTGGACACCACCGGCGCGGGCGACCTCTACGCCGCAGGCGCGCTGTACGGACTCAACCAGGGCCTCAGCCTCAAAGAGTCGGCCATCATCGGTTCCTACTGCGCGGCCCAGGTGGTGACGCATTTCGGCGCGCGCATGCCTGCGCACTCGCACACCGACATCAAAAAAATCCTGGAAAGTTATTCGGAGTGAGCCCGGAAGGATATCAGGGTTGGGGACCGGTCTTCGGTCCGCCGGCCGTATCCGCGGGCGGTGCTGGCGGA
Coding sequences within it:
- the pepF gene encoding oligoendopeptidase F; protein product: MDATSELLTRDQVPENAKWDLKGLYSSNETWEADFLSLESQLETYATYQSTLGESPARLKQCLKFDMQFSQTLDAVYTYAHLRSDEDKTHPGNQANHERVSRLLTQYQQARSFISPELMAIPEETMKTFLEDPELEFFRFHLEKELRYRPHTLPKSEEALLASASEVAQSPQKAFTMLDNADLQLGSVEDAEGRRITITHGNLQSLLQNYDRNLRKNTFETFYKAYEAHQHTYAALLAGSIKKDIFFTQARKFPSVREKALFSENIPVEVYDNLIDTVHNNLKPLYKYFDLRKRVLELDELHVYDGSVPLVRDFKWEMPYEEAVEDIAQALAPLGEEYVNTLKRGLLDERWVDRYENKGKRSGAYSSGCYDSNPFILMNYHSDHINSVYTLAHEAGHSMHTYLSKKNQPFLYADYTIFVAEVASTFNEALLTRYYLGRELSREMKIYLLCREIDNFRGTLYRQTMFAEFEHRIYAAAEAGKPLTVDTFKALYHELLTVYFGEGVTLDPCLDLECFRIPHFYFGFYVYKYATGISAAYALAERVTQGGNAELADYLGFLKSGGSAYPIDLLRNAGVDMGSPKPVETALGKFTDLVDQLETLMG
- the dacB gene encoding D-alanyl-D-alanine carboxypeptidase/D-alanyl-D-alanine endopeptidase; the encoded protein is MLNKMIKINQLLVVLAALAWAAVAAAQPMDDDPAAVQLWSDIESVLQRDCNGTTRIGMKVYSLERKTTLLSKNSNVLFTPASNMKMITSAMALKRVGPDYRFFTRLYTNGRIEGDTLKGDLFIKGFGDPWLVTEQMWVLVNGLRNLPIKKIEGNLIADNHFFEDQERVATWANYRGPEAYLAPMGALSFNFNTVTVYVEPAPVAGEPPVVVVDPATEYIRIHNTARTVGNRRDHERLIVNRLPRRGYDEIIVTGTLPKTMARKKYFLNVTDPQWYTLHVFRKYLEQAGVTVEGGLERGRVVDGARLLYEHESPPLADILRGLNKFSNNFIAEQILRTMAADVYGAPGTTENGVKLVKAYMRSLGFDDDRYNVVDGSGLSRQNMVSPDQIVAVLEDAYRDLAIFPEFIAALGVMGIDGSVIDRMNGIRDAQKIRAKTGTLNHVSALSGYFQSMDGERFAFSILLNDLNCSNGKAMKLEDDILDLALRFKRSGGADAGAPSNQKVETFPINP
- a CDS encoding adenosine kinase; translation: MSYDLVGIGNALVDIEVRVKDDFIQQYKFTKGGMTLTSLEDQNKLLEEFDGAAHKISSGGSAANTVHGMRVLGANTYYLGRVADDRYGKHYTEDMQSCGVGFPGPDAADTGTGTCLILVTPDSERTMLTNLGISCELHPDNVDETIVKTAKTVYIEGYLWTGDETRAAAIKMADIARKNRIPVAFTLSDAFVANTFKEDLLDFIRWKTDILFCNDVEAKAMADSEDAEKAFDKLKHLAGTVFMTRGKEGSWVGRDGDDTIAVNAFTVKAVDTTGAGDLYAAGALYGLNQGLSLKESAIIGSYCAAQVVTHFGARMPAHSHTDIKKILESYSE